In Colletotrichum lupini chromosome 6, complete sequence, a single window of DNA contains:
- a CDS encoding potassium/sodium efflux P-type ATPase codes for MGNQKAAKPDENHVSGQSNKPLSHPAHALSYQQLAEELRANTLNGLSAQDAKSRLDEFGHNDLGEAEGVQPIKIIIAQIANAMTMVLILAMAVSFGIGSYIEGGVITFVILLNVIVGFFQEYSAEKTMDSLRSLSSPTANIVRDGESMVVPSGEIVPGDLVEIKTGDTIPADVRLIEAVNFETDEALLTGESLPVRKNEDATFPDNTGPGDRLNVAYSSSNVTKGRAKGIVFATGVYTEIGAIASALRKKDSKVREVKRKPNGKAKPHRYLEAYTLTLTDAIGRFLGVNVGTPLQQKLSKLAMLLFGIAIVCAIIVLGANKFEASQEVIIYAVATGLSMIPASLVVVLTITMAAGTKRMVKRNVIVRNLKSLEALGAVTDIYSDKTGTLTQGKMLARGAWLPAMGTYTVENTSSPMDPTTGDVRYDERSPRHLNFKKGGDACGTIMKTDQLLQNSKSALSAFLYVASLANLATINKKDDQWLARGDPTEIAIQVFASRFDMNRLKFVSGSDSPEWSEIAELPFDSDVKRMSVIMKNNATSEYFAYTKGAVERVIQICTKYAPRDDGVLVDITPEFREEILRNMEALAGLGLRVLALASKPYEGTPSKGDEVERASVECDLVFRGLVGLYDPPRPESAPAVRQCHEAGISVHMLTGDHPETAKAIAIEVGILPTRMERVARNVSDAMVMTASSFDALSDDEVDKLPVLPLVIARCAPSTKVRMIEALHRRKKFCAMTGDGVNDSPSLRRADVGIAMGQSGSDVAKDASDIVLTDDNFASIVAAIEEGRRIFDNIQKFVLHVLAENIAQAGTLLVGLTFKDARGLSVFPLAPVEIVWIIMATSGMPDMGLGFERAVPDIMRRPPQSLKTGIFTMEFLVDMVFYGLWITALCLSSFSLVVYGFGAGDLGESCNERYNDSCDTVFRARATTFACLTWFALFLAWEMVDMRRSFFRMQPGSKKYFTQWMIDVWRNRFLFWAIIIGFVTLFPLLYIPVINTVVFKHKGITWEWGIVFIAAGLFFAGVESWKWGKRVFFRIRNSKKLGVAWKDMDIEQRVFGEYLGSSDDDHHTEIGDDDIDLEKERAALEK; via the exons ATGGGGAACCAAAAGGCCGCAAAGCCCGATGAGAATCACGTCTCGGGCCAATCCAACAAACCGCTCTCTCACCCAGCCCATGCCTTGTCATACCAGCAGCTGGCTGAGGAGCTCCGCGCCAACACCCTCAATGGTCTCTCTGCTCAAGACGCAAAGTCCCGTCTCGACGAGTTCGGCCATAATGACCTTGGCGAAGCCGAGGGCGTTCAGCCCATCAAGATCATCATCGCCCAGATTGCCAATGCCATGACCATG GTCCTGATTCTTGCCATGGCCGTTAGTTTCGGCATTGGCTCATACATTGAGGGCGGTGTCATTACTTTTGTCATCTTGCTCAACGTCATCGTTGGTTTCTTCCAGGAGTACTCCGCTGAGAAGACAATGGATTCCCTCCGTTCCCTCAGCTCCCCCACCGCCAACATCGTTCGTGACGGTGAATCCATGGTTGTTCCCTCCGGCGAAATCGTCCCTGGTGACCTCGTTGAGATCAAGACGGGTGACACAATCCCCGCAGATGTCAG GCTGATCGAGGCGGTCAACTTCGAGACCGACGAGGCTCTGTTGACCGGCGAATCCCTCCCCGTGCGAAAGAACGAAGACGCAACTTTCCCCGATAACACCGGCCCCGGAGACCGTCTCAACGTCGCATACAGTTCGTCCAATGTCACCAAGGGTCGCGCCAAGGGCATTGTCTTCGCAACAGGCGTTTACACCGAGATTGGAGCTATTGCGTCTGCCCTTCGCAAGAAGGATTCCAAGGTCCGCGAGGTCAAACGCAAGCCCAATGGCAAGGCAAAGCCTCATCGGTACCTCGAGGCTTATACCTTGACTCTGACCGATGCCATTGGACGTTTCCTTGGTGTCAACGTTGGCACCCCTTTGCAACAGAAACTCTCCAAGCTCGCCATGCTCTTGTTCGGCATCGCCATCGTCTGTGCCATCATTGTTCTTGGCGCCAACAAGTTCGAGGCTAGTCAGGAAGTTATCATCTACGCAGTTGCGACCGGTCTGTCCATGATCCCGGCCAGTCTCGTGGTCGTACTCACCATCACTATGGCGGCCGGAACCAAGCGCATGGTGAAGCGCAATGTCATTGTGCGCAATCTCAAGTCGCTCGAGGCTCTTGGTGCAGTTACGGATATTTACTCCGACAAGACCGGCACCCTGACGCAGGGCAAAATGCTAGCCCGCGGTGCTTGGTTGCCTGCTATGGGAACGTACACCGTCGAAAACACATCGTCACCAATGGACCCCACCACTGGTGATGTTCGCTACGACGAGCGGTCTCCTAGACACCTCaactttaaaaagggagGTGACGCTTGTGGCACCATCATGAAGACCGACCAGCTGTTGCAAAATAGCAAGTCGGCCCTATCCGCGTTCCTTTACGTGGCGTCCCTGGCCAATCTCGCCACCATCAACAAGAAAGATGATCAATGGCTTGCCCGCGGCGATCCCACCGAAATCGCCATCCAGGTCTTTGCTTCTCGGTTCGACATGAATCGCCTCAAATTTGTCAGTGGCAGTGACAGCCCCGAGTGGAGCGAGATTGCCGAGCTTCCATTCGACTCGGATGTCAAGCGCATGTCCGTCATCATGAAGAACAACGCCACGAGCGAGTATTTCGCCTACACCAAGGGTGCTGTTGAGAGAGTGATTCAGATCTGCACAAAGTACGCTCCCAGAGATGATGGCGTACTGGTAGACATCACGCCTGAGTTCCGTGAGGAAATCCTTCGCAACATGGAGGCTTTGGCGGGACTCGGGTTGCGCGTTCTCGCACTTGCGAGCAAGCCTTATGAGGGCACACCCAGCAAGGGCGATGAGGTTGAGCGTGCTTCGGTCGAATGTGACCTTGTATTCCGCGGTCTCGTGGGACTCTACGATCCCCCGCGTCCCGAATCCGCTCCTGCTGTTCGACAGTGCCACGAGGCCGGTATTTCGGTCCACATGCTCACCGGTGACCACCCTGAGACCGCAAAGGCCATTGCCATTGAGGTTGGCATTTTGCCCACTCGCATGGAGCGCGTCGCGAGGAACGTTTCAGACGCCATGGTCATGACGGCTTCGTCGTTCGATGCATTGAGTGACGACGAGGTTGACAAGCTTCCTGTCCTGCCGCTCGTCATTGCGAGATGCGCCCCGAGCACCAAAGTCCGAATGATTGAGGCTCTTCACCGCCGCAAGAAATTCTGTGCCATG ACCGGTGACGGCGTCAACGACTCCCCTTCCCTCCGCCGTGCCGATGTTGGCATTGCTATGGGTCAGTCGGGTTCAGACGTGGCCAAGGATGCATCCGATATCGTCCTGACCGACGACAACTTTGCCTCCATTGTCGCCGCTATTGAAGAGGGCCGTCGTATCTTTGACAACATTCAAAAGTTCGTGTTGCATGTCCTTGCTGAAAACATTGCCCAAGCTGGAACATTGCTGGTTGGTCTCACTTTCAAGGACGCACGCGGGCTGTCGGTCTTCCCGCTTGCTCCTGTTGAAATCGTCTGGATTATCATGGCCACATCTGGCATGCCCGACATGGGACTTGGCTTTGAGCGTGCTGTCCCAGACATCATGCGTCGCCCACCTCAGTCTCTCAAGACGGGCATTTTCACCATGGAGTTCCTCGTCGACATGGTCTTCTACGGCCTCTGGATCACCGCTCTCTGCCTTTCAAGCTTCTCGCTGGTTGTCTACGGATTCGGGGCTGGCGATCTTGGAGAGAGCTGCAACGAAAGATACAATGACTCTTGCGACACAGTCTTCCGCGCCCGTGCCACCACTTTTGCCTGCCTCACATGGTTTGCCTTGTTCTTGGCCTGGGAGATGGTCGATATGCGTCGGTCATTCTTCCGCATGCAACCAGGATCCAAGAAATATTTCACCCAGTGGATGATTGACGTTTGGCGAAACAGGTTCCTCTTCTGGGCCATTATTATCGGCTTCGTTACCCTGTTTCCCCTGCTGTATATCCCCGTCATCAATACTGTTGTGTTCAAGCACAAGGGCATCACGTGGGAATGGGGCATTGTGTTCATTGCTGCAGGACTTTTCTTCGCTGGTGTCGAATCCTGGAAATGGGGCAAACGCGTCTTCTTCAGGATCCGCAACAGCAAGAAGCTTGGTGTCGCGTGGAAAGACATGGACATTGAACAGAGAGTATTCGGGGAGTACCTCGGCTCGAGCGATGATGATCACCACACCGAAATCGGCGACGATGACATTGACCTGGAGAAGGAGAGGGCGGCCTTGGAGAAGTAG
- a CDS encoding glycosyl hydrolase family 43 yields the protein MAPTWKGLLGGLLTVLSAVPSVSAAYPNPGPVSGSINVHDPSVLKTSSGTYLMAHTGTNIALKTSTDRTVWRDAGAAFPNGASWTTAYTGGDTNLWAPDISYRNGQYYMYYSASTFGSQKSAIFLATSSTGASGSWTNQGLVIESSSSVDYNAIDPNLIVDASGNWWLSFGSFWTGIKMISINPSTGKRSGTNLVSLARRTVNDGAIEAPFITRRGSYYYLWVSFDFCCKGASSTYRTMVGRSTSMTGPFTDRNGVSMLNGGGTEVMATHGSIYGPGHPSVFTDADADVFVYHYYNSANAALLGINLIRWESDWPVIY from the coding sequence ATGGCGCCAACATGGAAGGGTCTTCTCGGTGGCCTGCTCACTGTCCTATCAGCCGTTCCGAGCGTCTCCGCAGCGTACCCGAATCCAGGTCCCGTCTCCGGCAGCATCAATGTCCACGACCCGTCCGTCCTTAAGACGTCAAGTGGCACATACCTCATGGCCCACACGGGAACTAACATCGCTCTCAAGACGTCCACCGACCGCACCGTATGGCGTGATGCCGGCGCTGCCTTCCCCAACGGCGCCTCATGGACAACCGCTTACACGGGCGGAGACACCAACCTCTGGGCCCCAGACATCTCCTACCGCAACGGGCAGTACTACATGTACTACTCGGCGTCCACTTTCGGCTCCCAAAAGTCCGCCATCTTCCTCGCCACGAGCTCCACCGGCGCCTCCGGCTCGTGGACGAACCAGGGTCTCGTCATTGAATCTTCAAGCTCCGTCGACTACAACGCCATTGACCCCAATCTCATCGTCGACGCCAGCGGCAACTGGTGGCTATCGTTTGGCTCCTTCTGGACGGGCATCAAGATGATCTCCATCAACCCCAGCACCGGCAAGCGCTCCGGTACCAACCTCGTCTCTCTTGCCCGCCGCACCGTCAACGACGGCGCCATCGAGGCGCCCTTTATCACGCGCCGCGGGAGTTACTACTACCTGTGGGTGTCGTTCGACTTCTGCTGCAAGGGCGCCTCGAGCACCTACCGCACCATGGTCGGCCGGTCTACCAGCATGACGGGCCCATTTACCGATCGTAACGGAGTGAGCATGTTGAATGGCGGCGGTACTGAGGTGATGGCTACTCACGGCTCCATCTATGGGCCTGGTCACCCATCTGTGTTTACGGACGCGGACGCTGATGTGTTTGTGTACCATTACTACAACAGCGCCAATGCTGCACTGTTGGGTATTAACCTTATTCGGTGGGAGTCGGACTGGCCAGTTATCTACTGA